Proteins encoded together in one Gigantopelta aegis isolate Gae_Host chromosome 8, Gae_host_genome, whole genome shotgun sequence window:
- the LOC121379606 gene encoding sperm-specific protein PHI-2B-like, whose protein sequence is MSFSRSGSSASQSGSSHSNSTSGRVSPAGAQIDDVDSSSSVEQTPPPIKVWSTIMKIVDAIYTIDDKKGSSALAIQKYIATTNTANVPPSLLKGQIRTALKKGLDEGILIRPKGTKPAGVNGRYCLGFAKSTQEGKGGRCDKDGQDSGSERAGKRGCGCPKGRKKGKKRGRSRSTKRSKGRTKSKRRGSKCNSRSGNRRSKSRKRRRSSSKSSSKSRCNSRRGSKSKRRWLGFRKSRNASSSKDDK, encoded by the coding sequence ATGTCTTTCTCCCGGTCTGGGTCTTCAGCTTCCCAGTCCGGGTCCTCACACTCGAACTCCACGTCCGGACGCGTATCACCCGCAGGAGCCCAAATTGACGATGTTGACTCATCTAGCAGTGTTGAACAAACACCCCCACCAATAAAAGTGTGGTCCACGATAATGAAAATAGTGGATGCCATCTACACCATCGATGACAAAAAGGGATCATCTGCTTTGGCAATTCAAAAATACATTGCCACTACCAACACGGCAAATGTTCCCCCATCACTGCTGAAAGGACAGATAAGGACAGCACTTAAGAAAGGACTGGATGAGGGAATACTGATTCGGCCGAAAGGTACAAAACCCGCTGGCGTCAATGGTCGCTACTGTCTAGGTTTTGCCAAGTCCACTCAAGAAGGAAAAGGTGGACGATGCGATAAAGATGGACAAGACAGTGGAAGTGAAAGAGCCGGCAAACGTGGTTGTGGCTGTCCAAAAGGCaggaaaaaagggaaaaaacgTGGGCGATCTCGATCTACAAAACGATCGAAAGGCCGCACCAAGTCTAAACGAAGAGGATCTAAATGCAATAGCCGGTCAGGAAATCGCCGATCGAAAAGTCGAAAACGAAGGCGAAGTTCATCAAAGAGCTCGTCTAAATCACGATGTAATTCGCGAAGAGGATCTAAATCTAAAAGAAGGTGGTTAGGATTTCGCAAATCCCGAAATGCATCATCATCAAAAGATGATAAATGA